One genomic segment of Gopherus flavomarginatus isolate rGopFla2 chromosome 11, rGopFla2.mat.asm, whole genome shotgun sequence includes these proteins:
- the LOC127031143 gene encoding olfactory receptor 1030-like, giving the protein MEKAEGRNETLVVEFILLGFGNAPELQPLLFLLFLLIYIVTMAGNILIIMLVVVDQHLHTPMYFFLGNLACLEISYTSTILPRMLASLLTRNGSISVKCCLVQTYFFAIIATTENLLLAAMSYDRYLAICNPLRYAALMNGRVCFQLVAGSWVYSFLVNGTLNYFLFPLTFCGSKYIDHFFCDFSPMIKLSCGDTQTLQLATFTVSTIGTLVPLLLTLTSYIYIITAILRIHSTRGRQKAFSTCSSHLIVVTILYMSVITVYVFPTSNTPKVLNKIFSLFYTVLTPMINPIIYSLRNKEVKQSLRKTILNRVAFRNRHRSLKENF; this is encoded by the coding sequence ATGGAGAAAGCAGAAGGAAGAAATGAAACCCTGGTCGTGGAATTCATCCTCTTAGGATTTGGGAATGCCCCTGAACTTCAGccccttctcttcctgctgtttctaCTGATCTACATTGTGACCATGGCCGGGAACATCCTCATCATTATGCTCGTTGTGgttgatcagcaccttcacactcccatgtacttcttcctggggaacttggcCTGCTTGGAGATCTCCTACACatccaccatcctgcccaggatgctggccagtctcctgactaGGAATGGAAGCATTTCTGTTAAGTGCTGCCTAGTGCAAACATATTTTTTTGCCATCATAGCAACAACAGAAAATCTGTTGCTTGCGGCAATGTCTTATGATCGATATTTAGCAATATGCAATCCACTCCGTTATGCTGCTCTGATGAATGGCAGAGTTTGTTTCCAGCTAGTGGCGGGATCCTGGGTATATAGTTTTCTGGTCAATGGCACATTGAATTATTTCCTGTTTCCATTAACATTCTGTGGTTCCAAATAcattgaccatttcttttgtgatttttcaCCCATGATAAAACTGTCTTGTGGTGACACCCAGACTCTGCAACTGGCCACATTTACTGTGTCTACCATAGGGACACTTGTGCCTTTGCTACTGACACTGACATCCTACATTTATATCATCACTGCCATTCTGAGAATCCATTCCACCAGAGggaggcaaaaggccttttccacctgctcctctcacctcattgtggtgacaatTTTATACATGAGCGTGATTACTGTCTATGTGTTTCCAACAAGCAACACTCCCAAGGTTCTGAACAAAATATTCTCTCTTTTCTACACAGTTCTGACTCCCATGATCAACCCTattatctacagcctgagaaacaaagaggtcaaaCAGTCCCTGAGAAAAACTATTCTGAATCGAGTTGCTTTCAGAAACAGGCATAGAAGCTTAAAGGAAAATTTTTAA